The following proteins are co-located in the Candidatus Bathyarchaeota archaeon genome:
- the nadA gene encoding quinolinate synthase NadA — translation MTLIDDILKIKREKEAIILAHNYQRPEIQDIADYVGDSIELSRRAKEEQDAKIIVFAAVNFMAESAAILNPEKKVLLPCTGSRCPMAYMLPAEQVQAWKQKYPDTPVVLYVNTLAEAKAECDICCTSANAVKIVEALDAETVLFGPDYNLAEYVQEKTGKKVIPIPPQGFCPTHILFMKEDIMAQKQTHSDAVVAVHPECSEEVRGIADFIGSTSQICRYAKTSTAKKFIIGTEVGILHKLRKENPHKQFVPAYEDATCNAMKLTTLERLYRSLKEEQNLITVSSSIAERAKRALEKMFALTK, via the coding sequence ATGACACTCATCGATGACATTCTTAAAATCAAACGCGAAAAGGAAGCAATAATTCTAGCTCACAATTATCAACGCCCAGAAATCCAAGACATTGCAGACTATGTAGGCGATAGCATAGAGCTTAGTCGCCGGGCAAAAGAAGAACAAGATGCAAAAATAATAGTGTTCGCTGCCGTGAATTTTATGGCTGAATCAGCTGCCATTCTCAACCCAGAAAAAAAAGTGCTATTACCATGCACTGGTTCAAGATGCCCCATGGCTTACATGCTTCCGGCCGAACAGGTGCAAGCATGGAAACAAAAATATCCAGATACGCCGGTCGTGCTTTACGTCAATACCTTAGCGGAAGCCAAAGCAGAATGCGACATCTGCTGCACCTCTGCAAACGCAGTGAAAATTGTTGAAGCTCTTGATGCAGAGACCGTGCTTTTCGGTCCTGACTATAACCTAGCAGAATATGTCCAAGAGAAAACCGGAAAAAAAGTCATTCCCATTCCTCCTCAAGGCTTCTGCCCTACACACATACTGTTCATGAAAGAAGACATCATGGCGCAAAAGCAAACCCACTCAGACGCTGTTGTGGCAGTGCATCCAGAATGCTCTGAGGAGGTCAGAGGAATTGCAGACTTCATCGGAAGCACCTCACAAATCTGCAGATACGCAAAAACTTCAACTGCAAAGAAGTTTATCATCGGCACCGAAGTTGGGATTCTTCACAAACTGAGAAAGGAAAACCCGCATAAACAATTCGTTCCCGCCTATGAAGATGCCACATGCAACGCTATGAAACTCACCACCTTAGAAAGGCTTTATCGCTCGCTCAAAGAGGAACAGAACCTCATTACTGTTTCAAGTAGCATTGCAGAGAGAGCAAAAAGAGCTTTGGAGAAAATGTTTGCATTAACTAAATAA